AGCATCAACCAGGACAGCGAGAAGATCTCGCTGGACGACCTCGTGAACGCCCGCACCGTCTCGGCGGTGATCCAGGCCTTCTTCGGCTCGTCGCAGCTCTCGCAGTTCATGGACCAGACGAACCCGCTGGCCGAGCTCACCCACAAGCGCCGTCTGTCGGCGCTGGGACCTGGCGGCCTGACGCGCGAGCGCGCGGGCTTCGAGGTCCGCGACGTGCACTACTCGCAGTACGGGCGCATGTGCCCCATCGAGACGCCGGAAGGCCCGAACATCGGCCTCATCACGTCGCTGGCCTGCTTCGCGCGGGTCAACGACCTCGGCTTCGTGGAGACGCCGTACCGCGTGGTGAAGAACGGCAAGGTGACCAATGAGATCGCCTGGCTGGACGCGAACCGCGAGGAAGAGGCGGTGATCGCGCAGGCCAACGCGCTGCTCAACGAGGATGGCACCTTCATCAACGACCTCGTGCTCTGCCGTCAGCAGGGCGACGTGCCGCTGATGGCGCCGTCGAAGATCGACTATATGGACGTGGCGCCGGAGCAGCTCGTCTCCATCGCCGCGGCGTTGATTCCGTTCCTTGAGCACGACGACGCGAACCGCGCGCTGATGGGCTCGAACATGCAGCGCCAGGCCGTGCCGCTCCTCAACCCGCAGACGCCGCTGGTAGGCACGGGCCTCGAGGAGAAGGTGGCCACGGACTCGGGCGCGGTGGTGATCGCCAAGCGCGCCGGTGTCGTCACGCGCGTGACGGCCGACGAGATCATCGTCGACGCCGGCCAGACCAAGGGCGCCAACAAGGACGCCGACGCGCCGCTCAAGCGGCTCGCCGCGCAGGACCGCTACAAGCTCCGCAAGTATCGCCGCACCAACCAGGACACGGCGCTGAACCAGCGTCCGCTGGTGAAGGTCGGCCAGAAGGTGAAGCAGAACGAGGTGCTCGCCGACGGTGCCGGCACGCAGTTCGGCCAGCTCGCGCTGGGCTCGAACGTGACGGTGGCCTTCATGCCGTGGTACGGCCACAACTTCGAGGACGCCATCGTGCTGTCCGAGCGCCTGGTGAAGGACGACGTGTACTCGTCGATCCACATCCAGGAGCACGAGCTGCACGTGCGCGACACGAAGCGCGGGCAGGAGGAGATCACGCGCGAGATCCCGAACGTGTCGGAGGAGTCCCTCGTGGACCTCGACGAGCGCGGCATCGTGCGCATCGGCGCCCATGTGCGCCCGGGTGACATCCTCGTCGGCAAGATCACGCCGAAGGGCGAGACGGAGCTCTCGCCGGAAGAGAAGCTGCTGACCGCCATCTTCGGCGAGAAGGCGAAGGACGTGAAGGATTCGTCGCTCAAGGTGCCGCCGGGCGTCGAGGGCGTGGTCATCGACGTGAAGATCTTCTCGCGCATCGAGGACCAGGTCGTCGAGAAGGACCGCGGCGAGCGGATCGGCGACGTGCGCCGCCTCGAGGGTGAGGAGAAGGTGCGCGTCAACGACGTGCGCGACGAGGAGATCAAGGCGCTGCTGGAGGGCCAGAAGGTCGCCCTGGCGCTGCAGAGCGGCACGGTCGAGGAGGCCATCCCGGCGGGCACGGAGTTGACGAAGGACGTGCTCGACGGCCTGCGCCTGGCCACGCTGGACCTCAAGACCTTCCGCGTCGAGAACAAGAAGGTCAACGAGGAAGTCCGCCGCATCATCGAGGCTGCCGACGAGGTGAAGGGCAAGATCGAAGAGCGCGCGGAGCTGCGCATCGACCAGATCCTCAAGCCGGACGAGCTGCCCCCGGGCGTCATCCAGTTGGTGAAGGTCTACCTCGCCGAGAAGCGCAAGATCTCGGTGGGCGACAAGATGGCCGGCCGCCACGGCAACAAGGGTATCGTGGCCCGCATCGTCCCCGAGGAAGACATGCCGTTCCTGCCGAACGGCACCCCGGTGGACATCGTGCTCAACCCGCTGGGCGTGCCCTCGCGCATGAACGTGGGCCAGATCCTCGAGACCCACCTTGGGTGGGCGGCGAAGATCCTCGGCTTCTACGCCAAGACGCCGGTGTTCCAGGGCGCCACGGAGCGTGAGATCGGCTTGGCGCTGCGCATCGCCGGTCTGGAGTGGGTGCGCGGGTCGCTGGCGCTGGAGACCTCGGCCCCGGGCGTGACGCCCGAGGAGCTGAAGGCCATCGTCACGGACCTGCGGCCGGAAGTGGCGCACCTGAACAAGGTGGAGCTGCTGGCCGACGCGACGGTGAACGACCTGAACGGCCGCGGCATGTCGGCGACCGCGAAGGACGTGCACAAGCGCATCTATGACTACCTCGTGGCGGCGGCGAAGGAGCTGGCCGCGCGCGAGCGGGTGGCCACGGAGCACGCAGTGGCGCACCACGAGGCCGCGCAGGACGCCGAGGGCGTCTCGGCAGCCGAGAAGTCGGAACTCAAGAAGGCGCTGAAGGAGTTGCAGAAGAAGGCGGCGATGGACGACGCTGAGCTGCTGGAGCAGCTGGGCCGTCCGGCGCTGTCGGCGATGCTGGGCAAGAAGAGCGAGGCCGACGTGGACGCGGCGGCGCGCGAGCTGATGACGGCCGGCGGCATGATGCCGGGCGGCAAGATCCGGCTCCGCGACGGGCGCACGGGCGAGACCTTCACCAACCCGGTGACGGTGGGCCAGGTCTACATGCTCAAGCTCAGCCACCTGGTGGATGACAAGATCCACGCCCGGAGCATCGGCCCCTACAGCCTCGTCACGCAGCAGCCGCTGGCGGGCAAGGCGCAGTTCGGTGGCCAGCGCTTCGGTGAGATGGAGGTGTGGGCGCTGGAGGCCTACGGTGCCGCACACACCCTGCAGGAGATCCTCACGGTGAAGTCGGACGACGTGAACGGCCGTTCGCGTGTGTACGAGGCCATCGTGAAGGGGCAGAACCTCCCCGAGCCGGGCACGCCGGAGTCGTTCAACGTGCTGGTGAAGGAGCTGCAGGCGCTGGGCATCCACGTCACGATGGACTCGCACGCCGAGGGTGGTCTACTCGGCGCCGGGTCGGAGGAGTAACCGATGATCGATTTCCGCAGCGTGCGCGAAAAGAGCGCCAGCGCGTTTGACTACATCCAGGTCCGCATCGCCTCGCCCGAGGAGATCCGCGGTCCCAAGGACTCCAAGGAGCGTGAGCGGCTGGAGATGGCCGGCCTGCGTTCGTGGTGGTCCTGGGGCGAGGTCACCAAGCCGGAGACCATCAACTACCGGTCGTTCAAGCCGGAAAAGGATGGCCTCTTCTGCGAGAAGATCTTCGGCCCGGTGAAGGACTGGGAGTGCCATTGCGGCAAGTACAAGCGGATCCGCTACCGTGGCGTGATCTGCGACCGTTGCGGCGTCGAGGTGACGCTGAGCAAGGTTCGCCGCGACCGCATGGGCCACATCGAGTTGGCCGTGCCGGTGGCGCACATCTGGTTCTTCAAGACCCTGCCCAGCCCGATGGGCAACCTCCTCGACCTCACCCTGCGTGACCTCGAGAAGGTGATCTACTACAGCATGTACGTCGTCATCGACCCCGGCGAGCAGGAGGTCAAGATGAACGACCTGCTCGACGAGGAGCAGTACCTCCAGCTGCGCATGAAGGCCAAGGAAGAGGGCGACAGCGCCTTCCTGGCCGACATCGGCGCGCCGGCGGTGCGCGAGCTGCTGCGTCGCCTGGACGTGGACAAGGTCGCCGAGGAGCTGCGCGCGGCCGTGGTCGACGAGACGTCGCAGCACAAGAAGAAGGCGATGCTCAAGCGCCTCAAGATCGTCGACGCGTTCCGGAACTCCGGCGACCAGTCGGGCCTCCGCAACAAGCCCGAGTGGATGATCATGGACGTGGTCCCGGTGATTCCGCCCGACCTGCGGCCGCTGGTGCCGCTGGATGGCGGGCGCTTCGCGACCTCCGACCTGAACGACCTGTACCGCCGCGTCATCAACCGCAACAACCGCCTGACCAAGCTCATCTCGCACCGCGCGCCGGAAGTCATCCTGCGCAACGAGAAGCGCATGCTGCAGGAGGCGGTGGACGCGCTGTTCGACAACGGGCGTCGCTCCAAGGCCATCCGTGGCCGCGGCAAGCGTCCGCTCAAGTCGCTGTCCGACATGCTGAAGGGCAAGCAGGGCCGGTTCCGCCAGAACCTGCTCGGCAAGCGCGTGGACTACTCGGGCCGCTCGGTGATCGTGGTGGGCCCGGAGCTCAAGCTGCACCAGTGCGGCCTGCCGAAGGCGATGGCGCTGGAGCTCTTCAAGCCGTTCATCATCCACAAGCTGGTGGAGAAGGGCATTGCGGAGACGGTGAAGCGCGCCAAGAAGATCGTGGAGCGCGAGTCGTCGGAAGTCTTCGAGATCCTCGAGGAGATCATCCGCGACCATCCCGTGCTGCTCAACCGTGCGCCGACGCTGCACCGCCTGGGCATCCAGGCCTTCGAGCCGGTGCTGGTGGAGGGCAAGGCCATCCGTATTCACCCGCTCGTCTGCGCGGCGTTCAACGCCGACTTCGACGGTGACCAGATGGCCGTGCACGTGCCGCTCTCGTACGAGGCGCAGCTCGAGGCCCGCGTGCTCATGCTGTCCTCGAACAACATCCTGAAGCCCTCGGACGGCCGTCCGGTGGCGGAGCCCTCGCAGGACATCGTGCTGGGCTGCTACTTCGCGACCAAGGCGCCGTCGGGCTTCGACGCCCTGCAGAAGGACGCCAAGGCGCAGGCCAAGCTGCGCGCCTTCGGCTCGGCGGCCGAGGTGGAGATGGCGCTGGCCCTGCAGCAGATCAACGTGCAGTCGCCGGTGAAGTATCTGGCGCGGCACGAGGACGGCGCGCAGTGGGTGGTGACGACGGCTGGCCGCGTGCTGTTCGACGGCATCGTGCCGGCGGCGCTGCCGTTCCAGAACCACGACATGAAGAAGAAGAAGCTCGGCGAGCTGGTCTTCGAGTCCTACCGCAAGGCGGGGCTGGCCGAGACGGTCGCGTTCCTGGATCGCCTGAAGGAGTTCGGCTTCCGCAACGCGACCCGTGGTGGTGTGTCGATCGCGATCGAGGACCTCGAGATCCCGGCGGAGAAGGAGACGCTGTTGGACGAGGCCACGGCGCGCGTGACGCGCTTCCAGAAGGCGTACCAGACGGGCAACATCACGAACGGCGAGCGCTACAACAAGGTGATCGACACCTGGACGCACGCCAACAACGACATCGCCGACGCGATGGTGAAGCGCATGCGCGAGTCGCAGGGCGGCTTCAACCCGGTGTTCATGATGTTCGACTCCGGTTCGCGTGGTAGCCGCGACCAGATCCGTCAGCTGGCCGGCATGCGCGGCCTGATGGCGAAGCCCCAGAAGAAGCTCACAGGCGGCATCGGCGAGATCATCGAGAACCCGATCAAGTCGAACTTCCGTGAAGGCCTCTCGGTGCTCGAGTACTTCTCGTCCACGCACGGCGCCCGTAAGGGTCTGGCGGACACGGCGCTCAAGACGGCCGACGCGGGTTACCTGACGCGCCGCCTCTGCGACGTGGCCCAGGACGTGGTGGTGACCGAGGAGGATTGCGGCACCGTGATGGGCCTGGACATCGGCGCGCTGAAGGAAGGCGAGGACATCATCGAGCCGTTGGCCGAGCGCATTGTCGGCACGGTGGCGGCGGACGACGTGGTCGATCCGCAGCTGCTCGACGAGGCCGGGCGCCCGCAGCTCCTGGTCGAGGCCGGCCAGATGATCAACGAGGAGACCGCCGCGGGGATCGAGGAGGCGGGCATCGAGACGGTGAAGATCCGTTCCGTGCTCACCTGCGAGGCCAAGCGTGGGCTCTGCCGGATGTGCTACGGCCGCAACCTGGCCACCATGCAGATGGTGGACCTGGGCGAGGCGGTGGGCATCATCTCGGCGCAGTCCATCGGTGAGCCGGGCACGCAGCTGACGCTGCGCACCTTCCACATCGGCGGCACGGCGGCCCGCATCGCGGAGCAGACGGCGCGCAAGTCGAAGGTGGCGGGCGTGGTGGAGTACGGCGACCGCCTGGTGAAAGTCACCAACCCGGAGAACCAGCAGATCGTCACCTCTTATGAGGGCGAGCTGTTCATCCGCGCGACGAAGGACAAGAACGCGCCGGTGATGGCCCGGTTGCAGGTGCCGCTGGGCGCCATTCTGATGGTCGAGGACGGCGTGGAAGTGAAGAAGGAAGACACGATCTTCACCTGGGACCCGTACACGAACCCGATCATCGCGGACGTGACGGGCGTGGTGAAGTTCGTGGACCTCGTGGAGGAGGAGACGATCTCCGAGGAGCTCGACGAGCTCACGGGTCTCCGCCAGCGCGTGGTCATCGAGGACCGCGAGAAGAAGCTGCACCCGCACATCGAGATCTGGCAGACGAAGGGCGGCAAGGAGAAGAAGGTCCGCGACTTCGTGATCCCGGTGGGCGCGCAGCTCATCATCGAGGACGGCGCCGACGTGGCGGCGGGCCAGACGATCGCCAAGATCTCGCGCGAGGCCTACAAGACGCGCGACATCACGGGTGGTCTGCCCCGCGTGGCCGAGCTGTTCGAGGCCCGCAAGCCCAAGGATCCGGCGACGATCTCCGAGATCGACGGCGTGGTCCGCTTCGGCGACATCAAGCGCGGCAAGCGCGAGATCTTCGTCCAGCCGCTGGATGCGAACAACTCGATCGACGAGGGGCAGCAGCCGCAGCTGTACGAGGTGCCGTCGGGCAAGCACCTGCGCGTGCACGAGGGCGACCGCGTGCGCGCCGGTGACCGCCTCTCCGAGGGCCCGGTGAACCCGCACGACATCCTGCGGATCAAGGGCCCGCGCGCGGTGCAGGAGTACCTCCTGAACGAAGTGCAGGAGGTGTACCGCCTGCAGGGCGTGAAGATCAACGACAAGCACATCGGCGTGATCGTGCGCCAGATGCTGCAGAAGGTCCGCATCATGGACCCGGGGAGCACGGAGTTCCTCGAGGGCGAGCACGTGGACAAGTCGGTGTTCCGCGAGGCGAACGACAAGGCCAAGAAGAAGAAGCAGAAGCCGGCCTCGTCGGAGCCGCTGCTCCTCGGCATCACGAAGGCCTCGTTGACGACGCAGTCGTTCATCTCGGCGGCCTCGTTCCAGGAGACGACGCGCGTCCTCACGGATGCGGCGATCCGCGGCGCGAAGGACAACCTGCTGGGCCTGAAGGAGAACATCATCATCGGCCACCTGATCCCGGCCGGCACCGGTATGTACCGGTACTCGGACGTGGACATGGACATCGAGCCGCCGCCGATGCCGGCGCCGGAGTTCGGTGGGTTCGGCGCGCTGCCGGAGTCGTTCCTCTCGGCGCCTGCCGAGGCGGATGCTTCTCTGCTGGCGCCGCTGCCGGACGAGGAGTAGCTCTTCGGTCTGCTTTGTTTCGAACCCGCTCCCTGGCCTTCGTGGTCAGGGGGCGGGTTTCGCTTTGAGGCTGGGAACTGCTTTGCCACAGAGGCACAGAGACTCAGAGGGCATTCGTGCGAGCCGAGGTCT
This window of the Gemmatimonadaceae bacterium genome carries:
- the rpoB gene encoding DNA-directed RNA polymerase subunit beta is translated as MTQISFGKLEHGMQMPHLLDIQTQAFQSLLQLDAAAHNREDVGLERVFKDLFPITDVHENFSLDFKRYTLGEPKYSVEECIERDMTYSAPLKATLVLTVYEENPVDGKKRLKNQIEKEVYLGELPLLTNLGTFVINGAERVIVSQLHRSPGVVFEESTHPNGQRLISSRIIPFRGSWVEFTVDIHDVIFVHIDKKKKFPATALLRAFGYGNNADIYRLFFGVRELDITKRKEGRDREVIGAIIAEDIELEGEKVEMPAPEPGKKAKKETKKAREARERAEAAMLVKQGDELTEEVFNRLRRQKIDKIKVFASYQEVDVREELDAFERQERPSPRTVALEVVDPSTGEVVAEPGQSLNVTLVRKLRKLEVAKVSCFVASGRAESTLIRNTLAKDPTKSEDEALKQIYSLLRPGDAPNKETAKQALERLFFSPKRYDLGRVGRYKINQRLHLNTPASHTVLTTEDFIAIIRYLVELQQGRGHVDDIDHLGNRRIRSVGELIANQFSVGLSRMARLVKERMSINQDSEKISLDDLVNARTVSAVIQAFFGSSQLSQFMDQTNPLAELTHKRRLSALGPGGLTRERAGFEVRDVHYSQYGRMCPIETPEGPNIGLITSLACFARVNDLGFVETPYRVVKNGKVTNEIAWLDANREEEAVIAQANALLNEDGTFINDLVLCRQQGDVPLMAPSKIDYMDVAPEQLVSIAAALIPFLEHDDANRALMGSNMQRQAVPLLNPQTPLVGTGLEEKVATDSGAVVIAKRAGVVTRVTADEIIVDAGQTKGANKDADAPLKRLAAQDRYKLRKYRRTNQDTALNQRPLVKVGQKVKQNEVLADGAGTQFGQLALGSNVTVAFMPWYGHNFEDAIVLSERLVKDDVYSSIHIQEHELHVRDTKRGQEEITREIPNVSEESLVDLDERGIVRIGAHVRPGDILVGKITPKGETELSPEEKLLTAIFGEKAKDVKDSSLKVPPGVEGVVIDVKIFSRIEDQVVEKDRGERIGDVRRLEGEEKVRVNDVRDEEIKALLEGQKVALALQSGTVEEAIPAGTELTKDVLDGLRLATLDLKTFRVENKKVNEEVRRIIEAADEVKGKIEERAELRIDQILKPDELPPGVIQLVKVYLAEKRKISVGDKMAGRHGNKGIVARIVPEEDMPFLPNGTPVDIVLNPLGVPSRMNVGQILETHLGWAAKILGFYAKTPVFQGATEREIGLALRIAGLEWVRGSLALETSAPGVTPEELKAIVTDLRPEVAHLNKVELLADATVNDLNGRGMSATAKDVHKRIYDYLVAAAKELAARERVATEHAVAHHEAAQDAEGVSAAEKSELKKALKELQKKAAMDDAELLEQLGRPALSAMLGKKSEADVDAAARELMTAGGMMPGGKIRLRDGRTGETFTNPVTVGQVYMLKLSHLVDDKIHARSIGPYSLVTQQPLAGKAQFGGQRFGEMEVWALEAYGAAHTLQEILTVKSDDVNGRSRVYEAIVKGQNLPEPGTPESFNVLVKELQALGIHVTMDSHAEGGLLGAGSEE
- the rpoC gene encoding DNA-directed RNA polymerase subunit beta', whose amino-acid sequence is MIDFRSVREKSASAFDYIQVRIASPEEIRGPKDSKERERLEMAGLRSWWSWGEVTKPETINYRSFKPEKDGLFCEKIFGPVKDWECHCGKYKRIRYRGVICDRCGVEVTLSKVRRDRMGHIELAVPVAHIWFFKTLPSPMGNLLDLTLRDLEKVIYYSMYVVIDPGEQEVKMNDLLDEEQYLQLRMKAKEEGDSAFLADIGAPAVRELLRRLDVDKVAEELRAAVVDETSQHKKKAMLKRLKIVDAFRNSGDQSGLRNKPEWMIMDVVPVIPPDLRPLVPLDGGRFATSDLNDLYRRVINRNNRLTKLISHRAPEVILRNEKRMLQEAVDALFDNGRRSKAIRGRGKRPLKSLSDMLKGKQGRFRQNLLGKRVDYSGRSVIVVGPELKLHQCGLPKAMALELFKPFIIHKLVEKGIAETVKRAKKIVERESSEVFEILEEIIRDHPVLLNRAPTLHRLGIQAFEPVLVEGKAIRIHPLVCAAFNADFDGDQMAVHVPLSYEAQLEARVLMLSSNNILKPSDGRPVAEPSQDIVLGCYFATKAPSGFDALQKDAKAQAKLRAFGSAAEVEMALALQQINVQSPVKYLARHEDGAQWVVTTAGRVLFDGIVPAALPFQNHDMKKKKLGELVFESYRKAGLAETVAFLDRLKEFGFRNATRGGVSIAIEDLEIPAEKETLLDEATARVTRFQKAYQTGNITNGERYNKVIDTWTHANNDIADAMVKRMRESQGGFNPVFMMFDSGSRGSRDQIRQLAGMRGLMAKPQKKLTGGIGEIIENPIKSNFREGLSVLEYFSSTHGARKGLADTALKTADAGYLTRRLCDVAQDVVVTEEDCGTVMGLDIGALKEGEDIIEPLAERIVGTVAADDVVDPQLLDEAGRPQLLVEAGQMINEETAAGIEEAGIETVKIRSVLTCEAKRGLCRMCYGRNLATMQMVDLGEAVGIISAQSIGEPGTQLTLRTFHIGGTAARIAEQTARKSKVAGVVEYGDRLVKVTNPENQQIVTSYEGELFIRATKDKNAPVMARLQVPLGAILMVEDGVEVKKEDTIFTWDPYTNPIIADVTGVVKFVDLVEEETISEELDELTGLRQRVVIEDREKKLHPHIEIWQTKGGKEKKVRDFVIPVGAQLIIEDGADVAAGQTIAKISREAYKTRDITGGLPRVAELFEARKPKDPATISEIDGVVRFGDIKRGKREIFVQPLDANNSIDEGQQPQLYEVPSGKHLRVHEGDRVRAGDRLSEGPVNPHDILRIKGPRAVQEYLLNEVQEVYRLQGVKINDKHIGVIVRQMLQKVRIMDPGSTEFLEGEHVDKSVFREANDKAKKKKQKPASSEPLLLGITKASLTTQSFISAASFQETTRVLTDAAIRGAKDNLLGLKENIIIGHLIPAGTGMYRYSDVDMDIEPPPMPAPEFGGFGALPESFLSAPAEADASLLAPLPDEE